A stretch of the Ensifer sp. PDNC004 genome encodes the following:
- a CDS encoding TetR family transcriptional regulator C-terminal domain-containing protein has protein sequence MVLPRAARTQRRTRIQGEKEERILEAALEVFSANGFRGSTVDQIAEVAGMSKPNLLYYFRTKEAMHRALIDRVLDTWLDPLREFNAEGNPVAEIRSYIRRKLEMARDYPRESRLFANEVLQGAPHIEDELKGPLKSLVDEKAEVIRAWAKAGKIAKCDPYHLIFAIWSTTQHYADFDVQVRAVLGQGNAGDGRFEDAARFLERLFVDGLQVSEQPAA, from the coding sequence ATGGTATTACCGAGAGCGGCCAGGACCCAGAGGCGGACCCGGATACAGGGGGAGAAGGAAGAGCGCATTCTCGAGGCGGCGCTCGAAGTCTTTTCCGCCAACGGTTTTCGCGGCTCGACCGTCGACCAGATCGCCGAAGTGGCGGGCATGTCGAAGCCCAATCTGCTCTATTATTTCCGCACCAAGGAGGCGATGCACCGGGCGCTGATCGACCGCGTGCTCGACACCTGGCTCGACCCCTTGCGGGAGTTCAACGCCGAGGGGAACCCGGTCGCCGAGATCCGCAGCTATATCCGGCGCAAGCTCGAAATGGCCCGCGACTATCCGCGCGAAAGCCGGCTCTTCGCCAACGAGGTGCTGCAGGGCGCGCCGCATATCGAGGACGAGCTCAAAGGGCCCTTGAAGTCGCTGGTCGACGAGAAGGCCGAGGTGATCCGCGCCTGGGCCAAGGCCGGCAAGATCGCCAAATGCGATCCCTATCACCTGATCTTCGCGATCTGGTCGACCACCCAGCATTACGCCGACTTTGACGTGCAGGTGCGCGCCGTGCTCGGCCAGGGCAATGCCGGCGACGGGCGCTTCGAGGATGCGGCACGCTTCCTCGAACGGCTCTTCGTCGACGGACTGCAGGTGAGCGAACAGCCGGCGGCCTGA
- a CDS encoding NAD(P)-dependent alcohol dehydrogenase, which yields MARLMKEWTIDRFGAANLKLTEGRVPEAGPGEVLVRTTALSLNFRDKLVLENGMGMPLSFPFVPGSDMAGVVEAVGRGVTRFQPGDRVISVFDPTWIDGQKPGTARHPTSFALGGLNPGVASQYVAFPEDWFVKAPESLDDGEASTLPCAGVTAWFALVEKGHPKAGDRVVVQGTGGVSLFGLQIAKAHGAEVIITSASDEKLERALALGADHGINRVREDWAERVLEITGDRGADHILEIAGGANLGKSLQAVAVQGRISVIGVFEGAEISAPVTPVLLKSPVIQGIGVAHRRALEDLVGAIDRTGIKPVIDARYRFSELPDALAHLDRGPFGKVVVEV from the coding sequence ATGGCAAGACTGATGAAGGAATGGACTATCGACAGGTTCGGCGCCGCCAACCTGAAGCTTACCGAAGGGCGCGTTCCGGAAGCCGGGCCGGGCGAGGTGCTTGTTCGCACGACCGCCCTGTCGCTCAATTTCCGCGACAAGCTGGTCCTGGAAAACGGCATGGGCATGCCGCTTTCCTTCCCCTTCGTGCCGGGCTCCGACATGGCGGGCGTAGTCGAAGCGGTCGGCCGGGGCGTCACCCGCTTCCAGCCGGGTGATCGGGTCATCTCCGTCTTCGATCCCACCTGGATCGACGGCCAGAAGCCGGGCACGGCCCGTCACCCCACCTCCTTCGCGCTCGGTGGCCTCAATCCGGGTGTCGCTTCGCAATATGTCGCCTTTCCGGAGGACTGGTTCGTGAAGGCACCTGAAAGCCTTGACGACGGCGAGGCGAGCACCTTGCCCTGTGCCGGGGTGACGGCCTGGTTCGCACTGGTCGAGAAGGGGCATCCGAAGGCGGGCGACCGCGTCGTCGTGCAGGGCACCGGCGGCGTATCGCTGTTCGGCCTGCAGATCGCAAAGGCACATGGCGCCGAGGTTATCATCACGTCGGCGAGCGACGAAAAGCTCGAGCGCGCGCTTGCTCTGGGCGCCGACCACGGCATCAATCGCGTGAGAGAGGATTGGGCGGAGCGTGTTCTCGAGATCACCGGCGATCGCGGCGCCGACCATATTTTGGAGATCGCCGGTGGCGCCAATCTCGGCAAGTCGCTGCAGGCTGTGGCCGTGCAGGGAAGGATTTCGGTGATCGGGGTATTCGAGGGCGCCGAGATCTCTGCGCCGGTGACCCCGGTTCTTCTGAAATCGCCTGTTATCCAGGGCATCGGCGTCGCCCATCGCCGGGCGCTGGAAGATCTGGTCGGCGCCATCGACCGGACTGGGATCAAGCCGGTGATCGATGCCCGCTACCGGTTCTCCGAATTGCCGGACGCGCTCGCGCATCTCGATCGCGGTCCGTTCGGCAAGGTGGTCGTTGAGGTCTGA
- a CDS encoding Zn-dependent hydrolase, giving the protein MAAPGENMRVNADRLWDSLMEMAKIGPGVAGGNNRQTLTDEDAEGRRLFQSWCEKAGLTMGVDTMGNMFFTRPGTDPDALPVYVGSHLDTQPTGGKYDGVLGVLSGLEVVRSMNDLGIKTKHPIVVTNWTNEEGARFAPAMLASGVFAGVHTQYFAYSRKDPEGKTFGDELKRIGWVGDEEVGARKMHAYFEYHIEQGPILEAEGKDIGVVTHCQGLWWLEFTLTGREAHTGSTPMNMRVNAGLAMARILEMVQGVAMENQPGAVGGVGQVFFSPNSRNVLPGKVVFTVDIRSPDKAKLDRMRAKIEAEAPKITDALGVGCSIEAIGHFEPVTFDPKLVTAVRSAAERLGYSHMNLISGAGHDACWAAKVAPTTMIMCPCVGGLSHNEAEDISREWAGAGADVLFHAVVETAEIVE; this is encoded by the coding sequence GTGGCTGCACCTGGCGAGAACATGCGCGTCAACGCCGACCGCCTGTGGGATTCACTTATGGAAATGGCCAAGATCGGCCCTGGCGTCGCGGGCGGCAACAACCGCCAGACGCTCACCGACGAGGACGCCGAAGGGCGCCGGCTGTTCCAGTCCTGGTGCGAAAAGGCCGGCCTCACCATGGGCGTCGACACCATGGGCAACATGTTCTTCACCCGTCCCGGCACCGACCCGGACGCCCTGCCCGTCTATGTCGGCTCGCATCTCGACACCCAGCCGACGGGCGGCAAGTATGATGGTGTGCTCGGCGTGCTCTCCGGCCTCGAAGTCGTGCGCTCGATGAACGATCTCGGCATCAAGACCAAGCACCCGATCGTCGTCACCAACTGGACCAACGAGGAAGGCGCGCGTTTCGCACCCGCCATGCTCGCGTCGGGCGTCTTTGCCGGCGTTCATACGCAGTACTTCGCCTATAGCCGCAAGGATCCGGAAGGAAAGACATTCGGCGACGAATTGAAGCGCATCGGCTGGGTCGGCGACGAAGAGGTCGGCGCCCGCAAGATGCACGCCTATTTCGAATACCATATCGAGCAGGGCCCGATCCTCGAGGCCGAAGGCAAGGACATCGGCGTCGTCACCCACTGTCAGGGCCTGTGGTGGCTGGAATTCACACTGACCGGCCGCGAAGCGCACACGGGCTCCACCCCGATGAACATGCGCGTCAATGCGGGCCTTGCCATGGCCCGCATCCTGGAAATGGTCCAAGGCGTCGCCATGGAAAATCAGCCGGGCGCCGTCGGTGGCGTCGGCCAGGTGTTCTTCTCGCCCAATTCGCGCAACGTGTTGCCCGGCAAGGTGGTCTTCACCGTCGACATCCGATCGCCCGACAAGGCCAAGCTTGACCGCATGCGCGCGAAGATCGAGGCGGAAGCGCCCAAGATCACAGACGCACTCGGCGTCGGCTGTTCCATCGAGGCGATTGGCCATTTCGAGCCGGTGACCTTCGACCCGAAACTCGTCACCGCCGTGCGGAGTGCTGCTGAACGCCTCGGCTACAGCCACATGAACCTCATCTCGGGCGCTGGACACGACGCCTGCTGGGCGGCCAAGGTCGCGCCGACGACGATGATCATGTGCCCCTGCGTCGGTGGCCTCAGCCACAACGAGGCGGAGGACATCTCCAGGGAATGGGCAGGCGCTGGCGCCGACGTCCTTTTCCACGCCGTCGTCGAAACGGCAGAAATCGTCGAATGA
- a CDS encoding DMT family transporter codes for MSPKTVHQVHAKGIEKLRAHLAMMTFAILIAGSFSFGGLATQHMGAGPLTLWRYLLTVVVLGLMTFGYARVPFHFPKQWWRFLILGGLIAVYMLTMFKALEFTNPVSTGAVFTLMPLLSAGFAYLLLGQRTRPGVLAGLIIAALGAVWVIFRANIQAILAFDIGQGELIFFVGVVCHAVYVPLIRKFGREESPFAFGFWVAVFTVPWLLVPGGVGLVTTDFAALPAIVWMAVLYLAVVTTAITFLLLQYASMRLPASKVLGYGYLTPSFIILLEGLLGHGWTSLPVLAGALTTACGLLLMALLPD; via the coding sequence GTGTCCCCGAAAACGGTTCATCAGGTTCACGCGAAAGGCATCGAGAAGCTGAGGGCGCATCTGGCGATGATGACCTTTGCCATCCTGATCGCCGGCTCCTTCTCCTTCGGCGGGCTTGCCACCCAGCATATGGGTGCTGGCCCCCTGACTCTCTGGCGCTACCTGCTGACAGTCGTCGTGCTTGGCCTGATGACCTTCGGCTATGCCCGCGTTCCCTTCCATTTCCCCAAGCAATGGTGGCGCTTCCTCATCCTCGGCGGGCTGATCGCCGTCTACATGCTGACGATGTTCAAGGCGCTGGAATTCACCAACCCGGTGTCGACCGGCGCCGTGTTCACGCTGATGCCGCTCTTGAGCGCAGGCTTTGCCTATCTGCTGCTCGGCCAGCGCACGCGCCCGGGCGTGCTTGCGGGCCTCATCATCGCCGCCCTCGGCGCCGTCTGGGTGATCTTCCGGGCCAACATCCAGGCGATCCTTGCCTTCGATATCGGCCAGGGCGAGCTGATCTTCTTCGTCGGCGTCGTCTGCCATGCGGTCTATGTGCCGCTGATCCGCAAGTTCGGCCGCGAGGAAAGCCCTTTCGCCTTCGGCTTCTGGGTGGCGGTCTTCACCGTGCCCTGGCTGCTGGTGCCCGGCGGCGTCGGCCTCGTCACCACCGACTTTGCCGCGCTTCCGGCAATCGTCTGGATGGCCGTGCTCTATCTTGCCGTGGTCACGACCGCGATCACCTTCCTGCTCTTGCAATACGCCTCCATGCGGCTGCCGGCATCGAAGGTGCTTGGTTACGGCTACCTGACGCCCAGCTTCATCATCCTGCTCGAAGGTCTGCTCGGCCATGGCTGGACCAGCCTGCCGGTGCTTGCCGGGGCGCTGACCACCGCCTGCGGCCTGCTGTTGATGGCGCTCTTGCCGGATTGA
- a CDS encoding adenylate/guanylate cyclase domain-containing protein — translation MTIISANRRKRIHLVSGAILGTFVLAHFFNHSLGLISIEAMETARRGFNLIWHSLPGTVLLYGALLLHFVMALESIYRRQTLRMPTREALKIVFGLSLPFLLIGHVTAARVEPLFTGIDADYPDMLRTLWSNSFNAIRQSVALLLVWGHGCLGAWFWMRGRPWFARYEILLYTVAILVPIFALLGFVSGARSMEDGYAEHGGYGDRSYSKPQFDLTLLEDIRLGLYFGFGGLIAGTFLLRAIPKGGRIRVRYPDGRVATVNLGFSVLEASRAAGIPHVSVCGGRGRCSTCRVRIIQGLEDQPQPEDAELATLKRIGAPDNVRLACQFRPVHNVTVVPILDSDSLGIKRQIGREGGEGRERRIAVLFCDLRGFTSIAEHKLPFDTVFLLNRYFEMVGEAVEDSGGVIDKFIGDGALAIFGLKSTYTEACRQSLAAAVRISKGLETLNQTFRGELDEPLRIAMGLHAGPAIIGEIGYGQATSLTAVGDTINTASRLEGLAKEHDVQLAVSAELVNRAGLVIEGHERLDIGLRGRQATLETWIVEDAVRISEALQPAPSNA, via the coding sequence TTGACGATCATTTCGGCCAACCGACGCAAGCGAATTCACCTCGTCTCCGGGGCCATCCTCGGTACGTTCGTCCTGGCGCATTTCTTCAACCATTCGCTCGGCCTGATCTCCATCGAGGCGATGGAAACCGCCCGCAGGGGCTTCAATCTCATCTGGCACAGCCTGCCCGGCACGGTGCTGCTCTATGGCGCCCTGCTTTTGCACTTCGTCATGGCGCTCGAAAGCATCTACCGCCGGCAGACGCTCAGAATGCCGACGCGCGAGGCGCTGAAGATCGTCTTCGGCCTCAGCCTGCCCTTCCTGCTGATCGGCCATGTCACCGCCGCGCGCGTTGAGCCTCTCTTCACAGGGATCGACGCCGACTATCCGGACATGCTCCGCACGCTCTGGTCGAATTCGTTCAACGCCATCAGGCAGTCGGTCGCCCTGCTGCTCGTCTGGGGCCACGGCTGCCTCGGAGCCTGGTTCTGGATGCGCGGCCGGCCCTGGTTTGCACGCTACGAAATCCTGCTCTACACGGTCGCGATCCTCGTGCCGATCTTCGCGTTGCTCGGCTTCGTCAGCGGCGCCCGCTCCATGGAGGACGGTTACGCCGAACATGGCGGCTATGGCGACCGTTCCTATTCGAAGCCTCAATTCGACCTGACGCTCCTCGAGGATATTCGGCTCGGCCTCTATTTCGGCTTCGGCGGCCTGATCGCCGGCACCTTCCTGCTGCGGGCCATACCGAAGGGCGGGCGCATTCGTGTCCGCTACCCCGACGGCCGGGTCGCCACCGTCAATCTCGGCTTCAGCGTGCTGGAAGCAAGCCGCGCCGCCGGGATCCCGCATGTCTCGGTCTGCGGCGGCCGTGGCCGATGCTCGACCTGCCGCGTGCGCATCATCCAGGGCCTTGAAGACCAGCCACAGCCCGAGGATGCCGAGCTTGCGACCCTCAAGCGGATCGGCGCCCCCGACAATGTCCGCCTCGCCTGCCAGTTCCGCCCGGTGCACAATGTGACGGTCGTGCCGATCCTCGACAGCGACAGCCTCGGCATCAAGAGGCAAATCGGGCGCGAGGGCGGCGAAGGCCGTGAGCGGCGCATCGCCGTGCTCTTCTGCGACCTGCGCGGCTTCACCAGCATTGCCGAACACAAGCTGCCTTTCGACACCGTGTTCCTGCTCAACCGCTACTTCGAGATGGTGGGCGAAGCGGTCGAGGATTCCGGTGGCGTCATCGACAAGTTCATCGGCGACGGCGCTTTGGCGATCTTCGGCCTGAAGAGCACCTATACCGAGGCCTGCCGTCAGTCGCTTGCCGCCGCCGTGCGCATATCCAAGGGCCTCGAAACGCTGAACCAGACCTTCCGCGGCGAACTCGACGAGCCGCTGCGCATCGCCATGGGACTGCACGCAGGCCCGGCGATCATCGGCGAGATCGGCTACGGCCAGGCGACATCGCTGACGGCGGTCGGCGATACCATCAACACGGCGAGCCGGCTGGAGGGCCTCGCCAAGGAACATGACGTGCAACTGGCCGTCTCGGCCGAACTCGTCAACCGTGCGGGTCTGGTGATCGAAGGACACGAGCGACTGGACATCGGCCTGCGCGGCCGGCAGGCGACGCTCGAAACCTGGATCGTCGAGGACGCCGTGCGCATCTCCGAGGCCTTGCAGCCAGCCCCGTCAAACGCGTAG
- a CDS encoding LysR family transcriptional regulator, protein MSDLNGVSVFVEAADAGGFSAAAERLNLSRSAVGKTVAKLEQRLGVRLFHRTTRTQSLTDEGQLFYENCLRALSEIRAGEALLESGKQEIQGRLRLSMPVHFGRQCIMPLLSELLRTHPRLEFDLNFSDRNVDLVEDGFDLAIRTGPLRSEPDLMTRKIVDQRMTVCASPAYLEANGTPETIDDLMSHQAILYRRSGQPHAWSFPGKGTQVRTVTPPSRLRLDDLTSIADAAAGGFGIAWLPCWLVRNAIASGSLVRILTDTPALSYGTYVVWPKTQYMPSKLRLLIDTLVARLPPMME, encoded by the coding sequence ATGAGCGACCTCAATGGTGTCTCGGTGTTCGTGGAAGCGGCTGACGCCGGTGGGTTTTCCGCCGCTGCCGAAAGGCTCAATCTGTCGCGCTCCGCGGTCGGCAAGACGGTTGCCAAACTCGAACAGCGGTTGGGCGTCCGCCTCTTCCACCGCACCACGCGCACCCAGAGCCTCACCGACGAGGGCCAGCTTTTCTACGAAAACTGCCTGCGGGCGCTTAGTGAAATCCGGGCCGGCGAAGCGCTGCTGGAATCCGGCAAGCAGGAGATCCAGGGCCGCCTGCGCCTGTCGATGCCGGTGCATTTCGGACGCCAGTGCATCATGCCGCTGCTGTCGGAACTGCTGCGGACACACCCGCGCCTGGAGTTCGACCTCAATTTCAGCGACCGCAACGTCGATCTCGTCGAGGACGGCTTCGACCTTGCTATCCGCACCGGTCCGCTGCGCAGCGAACCGGACCTGATGACGCGAAAGATCGTCGATCAGCGCATGACCGTCTGCGCCTCGCCGGCCTATCTCGAGGCAAACGGTACGCCGGAAACGATCGACGACCTGATGTCCCATCAGGCGATCCTCTATCGGCGCAGCGGTCAGCCGCACGCCTGGTCCTTTCCGGGAAAGGGGACGCAGGTGCGAACCGTCACGCCGCCATCGCGGCTGCGGCTCGACGACCTGACGTCGATCGCCGATGCGGCAGCCGGCGGCTTCGGCATCGCCTGGCTGCCCTGCTGGCTCGTTCGCAACGCCATCGCCTCTGGCTCGCTGGTGCGGATACTCACGGATACGCCGGCGCTGTCCTACGGCACCTACGTCGTCTGGCCGAAGACCCAGTACATGCCGTCAAAGCTGCGTCTGCTCATCGACACGCTGGTCGCACGCCTGCCGCCGATGATGGAATGA